The Salinibacterium sp. M195 genome includes a window with the following:
- a CDS encoding MFS transporter, translated as MTHNPPPSPLPIWRAPGMPALLVVTAAGFGGFSVLLPIAPLWASQGGATEAGSGLVNGLLLLVTVMTQPFVPRLLHHFGTGRVLGIGLALLGAPALLLLFSDQLAWILPISAVRGIGFGILTVTGSTVVANLVDRAQHGAAVGLYGAAIAVPQVLLVPTATLLADTVGFWAVFALGALPLLGISSAPRLARVLREQAAARDLLPPTGSTPIASSDGGKSQRWMLAGRLLRPMMLLSGVTLAGGALLTFAPQMSSSPATTAGALALLTLSAAVTRWAIGGLADRYGAHRFLWPLVVISVAGLLAIAAAVQNPEATGILLFLVGMTLVGVAYGGLQNLTLVLSLAAVQRKQYGTASAVWNIGFDLGTALGSVLIGTLATAFAFPPAILVAAAISLLTLPLAFIRRPKVAN; from the coding sequence GTGACTCACAATCCCCCGCCAAGCCCCTTGCCCATCTGGCGCGCACCCGGAATGCCCGCGCTATTAGTGGTGACGGCAGCCGGTTTTGGGGGATTCTCCGTATTACTTCCCATCGCCCCCTTATGGGCAAGCCAAGGCGGTGCCACTGAAGCAGGCTCAGGGTTAGTCAATGGGTTGCTGCTACTCGTCACAGTAATGACGCAACCCTTCGTTCCCCGCCTCCTCCATCACTTCGGCACTGGGCGCGTTCTCGGGATAGGTCTCGCGCTCTTAGGAGCGCCGGCGTTGCTCCTGCTCTTCTCAGATCAGCTGGCCTGGATCCTCCCCATCTCCGCCGTTCGCGGTATCGGCTTCGGCATCCTGACCGTCACGGGGTCGACCGTGGTGGCAAACCTCGTCGATCGTGCCCAGCACGGAGCTGCCGTTGGACTCTACGGTGCAGCGATCGCGGTTCCCCAGGTTCTGCTCGTGCCGACCGCGACCCTGCTCGCCGACACCGTCGGTTTTTGGGCCGTCTTCGCCCTCGGCGCGCTTCCCCTGCTCGGCATTAGTTCCGCGCCCCGGCTCGCGCGCGTTCTTCGAGAGCAAGCCGCGGCACGCGACCTTCTGCCCCCTACCGGCTCCACTCCGATCGCGTCGAGTGACGGTGGAAAATCTCAGCGGTGGATGCTCGCCGGCCGTCTTCTGCGCCCGATGATGTTGCTCAGCGGAGTCACCCTCGCCGGCGGCGCGCTACTCACCTTCGCGCCGCAAATGAGCTCCTCCCCGGCAACGACTGCCGGCGCCCTCGCTCTCCTCACCCTGAGTGCCGCCGTCACTCGTTGGGCCATCGGCGGGCTCGCTGACCGTTACGGCGCCCACCGGTTCCTCTGGCCCCTCGTTGTCATTTCGGTCGCGGGACTCCTGGCGATTGCCGCTGCGGTTCAGAACCCCGAAGCAACGGGCATCCTGCTGTTCCTCGTCGGCATGACGCTCGTCGGTGTCGCCTACGGTGGTCTGCAGAACCTGACCCTCGTGCTCTCGCTTGCCGCCGTACAGCGCAAGCAATACGGCACCGCAAGCGCCGTGTGGAACATCGGCTTCGACCTCGGAACCGCCCTCGGTTCGGTGCTCATCGGAACCCTCGCGACGGCGTTCGCCTTCCCACCCGCGATCTTGGTCGCGGCGGCGATCTCGCTACTGACCTTGCCGCTCGCCTTCATCCGTCGGCCGAAAGTCGCTAACTAG